The Flavobacterium marginilacus genome window below encodes:
- a CDS encoding tetratricopeptide repeat protein has translation MENTIADNLHAEQSINEMVQDEKITAYLIQSTVNEDGVVRVWEENILLPTYQIGEEEKNPIFLEKRVYQGSSGAVYPYPVVEKLSDEKVDKSYNAVFLENKYIKIMILPELGGRVHMAYDKVKQRHFVYYNQVIKPALVGLTGPWISGGIEFNWPQHHRPSTFLPTDYNIEENEDGSKTIWCNEVERMFRTKGMQGFTLHPDKAYIEIKVKIYNRTAFPQTFLWWANPAVVVNDGYKSVFPPDVNAVFDHGKRDVSKFPIATGEYYKQDYSAGVDISKYKNIPVPTSYMAVQSKYNFVGGYEDDVQAGLLHVANHHVSPGKKQWTWGNGDFGLAWDRNLTDKDGPYIELMTGVFTDNQPDFSWLQAYEEKSWVQYFMPYAEVGYVKNATKDAIINIEVEGNEADLILYTTGLYENLKIELKDKKNTVLFEDEITISPVNPYKKRVSIGETASEDLIFTVYTSNGKILVQYQEEKAEIKPVPDPAKAALDPKDIASMEQLYLTGLHLEQYRHATYNPLDYYFEALSRDSRDVRCNNAVGLLMLRRGQFEKAETYFRTAVEVLTQRNPNPIDGEPLYNLGYCLKLQGKFDEAYNSLFKSTWNAAWQDASFYALAQIDSIKGEWSEALERVESSLIRNWHNHKARQLKTSILRKLNRNQEALAWIEESIKIDRFNMGCRFEKYLLTKDQSVLVERNIIMRQWSHGYIEYALDFAGAGLYDEASKLLQESINDTEEVYPMVYYALGYFSSMNGDKDEAIEWYKKGALQSPEKCFPNRIEEVNILQDAILLNPKDAKAPYYLGNFWYAFRQYEDAVKCWELSYSIDEKFPTLLRNLALAYFNKTNDKVKAQEMLEKAFALDTADSRIFMELDQLYKKIGKTPEFRLEVLNQYPNLVEERDDLCIERITLYNQTGKYAVAKELISQRKFHPWEGGEGKVTGQYTLCRVELAKIAIAENRFEDALQLLKETEFYPHNLGEGKLKNAEENEIFYYKGLAYKGLGDLENATANFVEATLGSPEPVQAFFYNDQQPDKIFYQGLAWRELSDEDKARSRFNKLLAHGEKYLFEKSRIDYFAVSLPDLAIWDDDLNVRNQVHCYYVMALGHSGLGNENESEKYYQKVKQLDINKQTFRK, from the coding sequence ATGGAAAATACAATTGCAGACAATCTGCATGCAGAACAATCAATAAATGAAATGGTTCAGGACGAAAAAATAACAGCTTATCTGATTCAGTCTACTGTTAATGAAGATGGTGTGGTACGCGTTTGGGAAGAAAATATTCTACTCCCAACGTATCAGATTGGAGAAGAAGAAAAGAACCCGATTTTTCTTGAAAAACGTGTGTATCAGGGAAGTTCGGGAGCTGTTTATCCTTATCCTGTGGTCGAAAAATTATCTGATGAAAAGGTTGATAAGTCGTATAATGCGGTATTTTTAGAAAATAAATACATCAAAATAATGATTCTGCCAGAGTTGGGCGGGCGCGTTCACATGGCGTATGACAAAGTTAAACAGCGTCATTTTGTGTACTACAATCAGGTTATAAAGCCTGCTCTTGTGGGACTTACAGGACCTTGGATTTCGGGTGGAATTGAGTTCAACTGGCCACAGCACCATCGCCCCAGTACATTTTTGCCAACAGATTATAATATTGAGGAAAATGAAGATGGAAGCAAAACGATTTGGTGTAATGAAGTAGAAAGAATGTTCAGGACCAAAGGAATGCAGGGATTCACGCTGCATCCTGACAAAGCTTACATCGAAATTAAAGTAAAAATCTACAATCGTACTGCGTTTCCGCAGACATTCCTTTGGTGGGCAAATCCAGCTGTGGTGGTGAATGACGGTTATAAATCGGTTTTTCCACCTGATGTGAATGCAGTATTTGACCACGGAAAAAGAGACGTTTCCAAGTTTCCGATTGCAACTGGAGAATATTACAAGCAGGATTATTCCGCCGGAGTTGATATTTCAAAATATAAAAATATACCAGTTCCAACATCGTATATGGCGGTTCAGTCCAAATATAATTTTGTGGGCGGTTATGAAGATGATGTGCAGGCTGGATTACTGCATGTAGCGAATCATCATGTGTCTCCGGGGAAAAAGCAATGGACATGGGGGAACGGAGATTTTGGTTTGGCTTGGGACAGAAATTTAACTGATAAAGACGGTCCGTATATCGAATTAATGACAGGAGTTTTCACAGATAATCAGCCTGATTTTTCTTGGCTTCAGGCGTACGAAGAAAAGTCGTGGGTGCAGTATTTCATGCCGTATGCCGAAGTGGGTTATGTAAAAAATGCAACTAAAGATGCAATCATAAACATCGAAGTTGAAGGAAACGAAGCGGATCTGATTTTGTACACAACTGGTCTTTATGAAAACTTAAAAATTGAATTAAAAGACAAGAAAAACACGGTATTGTTTGAGGATGAAATTACGATTTCGCCTGTAAATCCGTATAAAAAACGAGTTTCGATTGGAGAAACAGCATCTGAGGATTTGATTTTTACGGTTTATACTTCGAATGGTAAAATTCTGGTTCAGTATCAGGAAGAAAAGGCTGAGATTAAACCAGTTCCTGACCCTGCAAAAGCGGCTTTAGATCCGAAAGATATTGCTTCAATGGAACAATTGTACCTGACAGGACTGCATTTGGAACAATACAGACACGCGACTTACAATCCGCTGGATTATTATTTTGAAGCTTTAAGCAGAGATTCAAGAGATGTGAGATGTAATAATGCTGTCGGTTTATTGATGCTAAGAAGAGGTCAGTTTGAAAAAGCCGAAACCTATTTCAGAACTGCGGTTGAAGTGTTGACACAACGCAATCCAAATCCGATTGATGGCGAACCTTTATACAATTTGGGTTATTGTTTAAAATTACAAGGAAAATTCGATGAGGCTTATAATTCCCTTTTCAAATCGACCTGGAATGCAGCGTGGCAGGACGCCAGTTTTTATGCATTGGCACAAATTGACAGTATAAAAGGTGAATGGTCTGAAGCATTGGAAAGAGTGGAGTCGTCATTGATCCGCAACTGGCACAATCACAAAGCACGTCAATTGAAAACTTCTATTTTGAGAAAATTAAATAGAAATCAGGAAGCTTTGGCATGGATTGAAGAATCTATCAAAATCGACCGTTTCAATATGGGATGCCGTTTTGAGAAATATCTTCTGACAAAAGACCAATCGGTATTGGTCGAAAGGAATATCATTATGCGTCAGTGGTCACACGGTTATATCGAATATGCATTGGATTTTGCCGGAGCAGGATTATATGACGAAGCTTCTAAATTATTGCAGGAATCGATTAATGATACCGAAGAAGTTTATCCAATGGTGTATTATGCTTTGGGTTATTTTTCTTCTATGAATGGAGATAAAGACGAAGCTATAGAGTGGTACAAAAAAGGAGCTTTACAGTCACCTGAAAAGTGTTTTCCTAACCGTATTGAAGAAGTAAATATTCTGCAGGACGCAATTCTGTTAAATCCTAAAGACGCAAAAGCGCCTTATTATTTAGGGAATTTCTGGTATGCGTTCCGTCAATATGAGGATGCTGTAAAATGCTGGGAACTGTCATACAGTATAGACGAAAAATTCCCTACCTTGTTAAGAAACCTTGCATTGGCTTATTTCAACAAAACAAATGATAAAGTGAAGGCTCAGGAAATGCTGGAAAAAGCATTTGCATTGGATACAGCCGATTCAAGAATTTTTATGGAATTAGATCAGCTGTACAAGAAGATTGGGAAAACTCCTGAATTCCGTTTAGAAGTTTTAAACCAATATCCAAATTTGGTTGAAGAACGTGATGATTTGTGCATCGAACGCATTACACTTTACAATCAGACAGGGAAATATGCTGTTGCAAAAGAATTGATTTCACAGCGAAAATTCCACCCTTGGGAAGGCGGTGAAGGAAAAGTTACTGGACAGTATACGTTATGCAGAGTGGAATTGGCAAAAATAGCAATTGCAGAAAACCGATTTGAAGATGCCTTACAATTATTGAAAGAAACTGAATTTTATCCGCATAATTTAGGAGAAGGTAAACTAAAAAATGCTGAAGAAAATGAGATTTTCTATTACAAAGGATTAGCATACAAAGGACTTGGTGATTTAGAAAATGCCACTGCGAATTTTGTAGAGGCGACACTCGGATCTCCAGAACCGGTTCAGGCCTTTTTCTATAACGATCAGCAGCCGGATAAGATTTTTTATCAAGGACTGGCTTGGCGCGAATTAAGTGATGAAGACAAAGCCAGAAGCCGTTTCAATAAACTGCTGGCACATGGCGAAAAATATCTGTTTGAAAAATCAAGAATCGATTATTTCGCAGTATCGCTTCCGGATCTTGCCATTTGGGATGATGATCTGAATGTTAGAAATCAGGTGCATTGCTATTATGTAATGGCTTTAGGTCACAGCGGATTAGGAAATGAAAATGAATCTGAGAAATATTATCAGAAAGTGAAACAATTAGATATCAATAAACAGACCTTTCGTAAATAG
- a CDS encoding sugar porter family MFS transporter gives MRKYNSSYLLFIALVSAMGGLLFGYDWVVIGGAKPFYEVFFNIANSPSMQGWVMGSAILGCLLGVMISGSLSDKYGRKPLMIVASIFFTLAAAGTGMIDTIEWFIIWRVVGGIGIGIASNLSPMYIAEIAPSESRGKFVSINQLTVVIGILAAQIVNWLIADPIIEGQDILNSWNGQWGWRYMFWAGAIPSVAFFALILIIPESPRWLASQRKYDKAESVFTKIGGLAFAKEQIEQLKSGFDDVKEEANYKMLFEGKMPKILMLGIVIAVFQQWCGINVIFNYAQEVFSAAGYGVSDILFNIVITGVTNVIFTFAGMYFVDRWGRRTLMLIGSIGLFFIYTMLGACYYFEITGIAVLALVIAAISFYAMTLAPITWVVLSEIFPTKIRAMAMAVSTFALWTACFVLTYTFPILNSSLGSYGTFWLYGVICLLGFVFLRISLPETKGKSLEEIENELTK, from the coding sequence ATGAGAAAGTATAATTCTTCCTATCTGCTTTTCATCGCTTTGGTTTCGGCTATGGGCGGACTGCTGTTTGGGTATGATTGGGTGGTGATTGGGGGCGCAAAGCCTTTTTATGAAGTCTTTTTTAATATTGCCAATTCTCCTTCTATGCAGGGATGGGTAATGGGCAGTGCTATTTTGGGCTGTCTGCTGGGTGTAATGATTTCGGGTAGTCTGTCTGATAAATACGGAAGAAAACCATTGATGATAGTCGCTTCAATATTCTTTACGCTCGCAGCTGCTGGCACCGGAATGATCGATACGATTGAATGGTTTATTATCTGGAGAGTTGTTGGCGGTATCGGTATCGGAATTGCTTCGAATCTTTCGCCCATGTATATAGCTGAAATCGCTCCGAGTGAATCCAGAGGGAAATTTGTTTCAATAAACCAATTGACTGTTGTGATAGGAATATTGGCAGCGCAGATTGTAAACTGGTTAATCGCTGATCCAATTATAGAAGGTCAGGATATTTTGAATTCCTGGAACGGTCAGTGGGGCTGGAGATACATGTTTTGGGCAGGAGCCATTCCATCAGTAGCCTTTTTTGCTTTGATACTAATCATACCCGAAAGCCCAAGATGGTTGGCGAGTCAGCGTAAATATGATAAAGCCGAATCCGTTTTCACAAAAATTGGCGGGTTAGCTTTTGCAAAAGAACAAATTGAACAATTGAAATCTGGATTTGATGATGTCAAAGAAGAAGCCAATTATAAAATGCTTTTTGAAGGCAAAATGCCAAAGATTCTGATGTTAGGAATCGTGATTGCAGTTTTTCAGCAATGGTGTGGTATTAACGTGATTTTCAATTATGCTCAGGAGGTGTTTTCAGCAGCCGGTTATGGTGTTTCGGATATTTTGTTCAATATCGTAATTACGGGTGTAACCAACGTAATTTTTACATTCGCAGGAATGTATTTTGTAGACAGATGGGGACGAAGAACTTTAATGCTTATTGGTTCAATCGGATTATTCTTTATCTATACAATGTTAGGCGCCTGTTATTATTTTGAAATAACCGGAATTGCCGTTTTAGCGCTTGTTATTGCAGCAATTTCATTCTACGCTATGACATTGGCACCGATTACCTGGGTCGTTTTGTCTGAAATATTCCCGACAAAAATCAGGGCAATGGCAATGGCAGTTTCGACTTTTGCTCTTTGGACAGCCTGTTTCGTACTTACTTATACTTTTCCGATACTAAACAGCAGTCTTGGATCTTACGGGACATTCTGGCTATACGGTGTAATCTGCCTGTTGGGATTTGTTTTCCTCCGCATTTCGCTGCCGGAAACCAAAGGAAAGTCTTTAGAGGAAATAGAAAATGAATTGACAAAATAA
- a CDS encoding AraC family transcriptional regulator → MDQIADGFKGERAIVVPYSVRHFQSENELTKRAFITHIGYYPNAKYHFRKRSKGALENILIYCESGKGFITFENEKYSLTKDQAFIIPAHKAHSYEAEISKPWSIYWLHFKGTSNSLHAAVSGKILNLNDSRSADRLHLFEEIYQNLEMGFSPDNLEYSSICLQHFIASIKYTDQFLKIKTADTEVLDVIPMSIIYMKNNLTNKITLHDIAQYVGYSSSYFGALFLEKTSFTPMDYYNQLKVQKSCSLLQFSNLKIKEIAYQLGYYDPFHFSKSFRLVMEISPREYRLRYKSQV, encoded by the coding sequence ATGGATCAGATAGCAGATGGATTTAAAGGTGAAAGAGCAATCGTTGTCCCGTACAGCGTACGGCATTTTCAATCTGAAAACGAACTGACAAAAAGAGCTTTTATTACCCACATTGGCTATTATCCCAATGCCAAATATCATTTTAGAAAACGGTCAAAAGGAGCGCTTGAAAATATTCTTATTTATTGTGAAAGCGGAAAAGGGTTTATAACTTTTGAAAACGAAAAATATTCGCTTACAAAAGATCAGGCTTTTATTATTCCGGCACATAAAGCTCACAGTTATGAAGCTGAAATATCTAAGCCCTGGAGCATTTACTGGCTTCATTTTAAAGGAACTTCAAACTCATTACACGCTGCTGTTTCTGGAAAAATCCTCAACTTAAACGACAGCCGTTCAGCAGACAGATTACACTTATTCGAAGAAATTTACCAGAATCTGGAAATGGGTTTCAGTCCTGACAACCTTGAATATTCCAGCATCTGCCTCCAGCATTTTATTGCCAGCATAAAGTATACGGATCAGTTTTTAAAAATTAAAACTGCCGACACAGAAGTTTTAGATGTAATACCAATGAGTATTATTTACATGAAAAATAACCTGACCAACAAAATAACGCTTCATGATATCGCTCAATATGTTGGTTATTCAAGTTCCTATTTTGGAGCATTGTTTTTAGAAAAAACATCATTTACCCCTATGGACTATTACAATCAGTTAAAAGTTCAGAAATCCTGTTCGCTATTGCAGTTCAGCAATTTGAAAATAAAAGAAATAGCCTATCAATTGGGCTATTACGACCCATTTCACTTTTCAAAATCGTTCAGGCTGGTAATGGAAATATCACCACGGGAATACCGCCTTCGATACAAAAGCCAAGTGTAA
- a CDS encoding GatB/YqeY domain-containing protein — translation MSLSVQIMDEIKTAMRAKDTVALEALRAIKSELLLAQTASGSKEEISADDEIKLLQRLVKTRKESARIFTEQNRPDLAEPELAQVAVIEKFLPAQLSEAEVEVVIAKIIAETGASGIASMGKVMGLAVAQLGGTAEGKTISSIVKKLLT, via the coding sequence ATGAGTTTATCAGTTCAAATCATGGACGAAATTAAAACCGCCATGAGAGCCAAAGATACTGTTGCATTAGAAGCATTAAGAGCTATAAAATCTGAACTTTTATTAGCGCAGACTGCTTCAGGGTCAAAAGAAGAAATCTCGGCAGATGATGAGATTAAATTACTTCAAAGATTAGTTAAAACACGCAAAGAAAGCGCTAGAATATTTACTGAGCAAAATCGTCCTGATTTAGCTGAGCCTGAATTAGCTCAAGTTGCTGTAATCGAAAAATTTCTTCCTGCTCAATTAAGCGAAGCTGAAGTTGAAGTGGTAATTGCAAAAATCATTGCTGAAACAGGAGCTTCTGGAATAGCTTCAATGGGAAAAGTAATGGGACTGGCTGTTGCTCAATTAGGCGGAACCGCTGAGGGAAAAACTATTTCTTCAATCGTAAAGAAATTATTGACTTAA